A single Meleagris gallopavo isolate NT-WF06-2002-E0010 breed Aviagen turkey brand Nicholas breeding stock unplaced genomic scaffold, Turkey_5.1 ChrUn_random_7180001889569, whole genome shotgun sequence DNA region contains:
- the LOC104916396 gene encoding gap junction delta-2 protein-like: LEAKEPPGTPPRRAKAKRQEGISRFYVIQVVFRNALEIGFLAGQYFLYGFNVPAIFECDRYPCVKEVECYVSRPTEKTVFLVFMFAVSGICVLLNLAELNHLGWRKVKAAVRGVQARRKSLVEVRKKDGAALTPAPTLGRTQSSESAYV; encoded by the coding sequence CTGGAGGCCAAGGAGCCGCCCGGCACGCCGCCGCGCCGCGCCAAGGCCAAGCGGCAGGAGGGCATCTCGCGCTTCTACGTCATCCAGGTGGTGTTCCGCAACGCGCTGGAGATCGGCTTCCTGGCCGGCCAGTACTTCTTGTACGGCTTCAACGTGCCCGCCATCTTCGAGTGCGACCGCTACCCCTGCGTCAAGGAGGTGGAGTGCTACGTGTCGCGGCCCACCGAGAAAACCGTCTTCCTGGTCTTCATGTTCGCCGTCAGCGGGATCTGCGTGCTGCTCAACCTGGCCGAGCTCAACCACCTGGGCTGGCGCAAGGTGAAGGCGGCCGTGCGCGGCGTGCAGGCGCGGCGCAAATCCTTGGTGGAGGTGCGCAAGAAGGACGGCGCCGCGTTGACCCCCGCGCCCACCCTGGGCCGCACGCAGTCCAGTGAGTCGGCCTACGTTTAA